GATAAAAGAACTCAAGtcccacagaaaacacaatttaacaaaCCAGTTGACTTGTCGGTAACAGACAGTAAGATACCTTCAGTAGCAGCTGATatttggtgatcctctgaacAGGCTTCAGCAGATAAGAATCTAAACCCAGTTTATGTTCCAGCTTTTTCTGACACTCCTGAggcaacaaaacagaaaagaattatgttaaataaaacacacagatggacaTAAAGCTCAAGAGCAAATTATCCATCGGTCTGTTCACCTGGAAGAAGGCGCAGTCTGAGCACTGCCTCCAGAGGCTTTCAGAGCGAGGCTTATTGTGACAGTACTTCTCATAGATCTGCAGGTCTGTCATCTGAGGAAGGAAGTGCAAATGATTTGTGATCAGGAAAACCCCATCAGCAGCACTACTGTATTCACATCTGTGCTGAAAATCTCAAAATTCACTCACCCTCTGTAGAAAACACCTTCCAACCAACTCTGGGCAGTCGGTGTACAACTCCAGCTCTCTCAGAAACGTCCtggaaacaacaaaatcatGACAGAGAAAGTATGAGGAAGAGCGAGACAAAAGATAAAGAAGAAGATTGATTGAAATGCTGTTcctgcaaaatgtcacagtcacagcgtAGGTATCATCAATGACAGCCAGATGGCGCTCACTCACCTCTTGTGGAAGTGGTAAATTTCAGGCATGTTGCCAAACAGAATCTCCTTTTTGTTCTGCAGAGGAGCAGGGATGAGGTGAGACACTGCTGGATTATCCATCTCAGAGGCATAACCCTGTGAGAAACACACAATCGCAAACATGAAATTTCAGGCACAGGTATAAGACTAACAGAATATGAATCCCTCTGTGGAGTGAATAAACACCTGCAATACACAGAGCAGCTCCTCTACATAGGCTCTCTCAGTTTCCAGCAGCTCGTTCATCACGTGCCTGTAGACAGGGAGGATAGAGAGTGAGGCAGGCACAGAGGCAAAAAGAAGAGGGATCAAATAAAGGATTTGGTGGATTCAGAAAAAATAGATGCACAGCCCTATAGATAATGAGATAACTTTTCACACAGTCCATCTGCCGTGTAATTTGATTACAGATGAAAGAGCGGCAGCTGATCCCCTCACCTCCTGAGCACTGCCaggttctcctcctcctctgacagagAAGCATGTCTGCTGTTATTGTCTCCATTCTGCAGTTGGCCTTTTccctgagggggaaaaaaaaacacaacaacataggATCAGCATGATAAGCAACAGACAATACAAACCTAACAGAACAAGTGGACAGACAGTGCGCAGACACGAACTCACTTTCTCACAGTTGGTCCCAGAGTCCGACTCTGAGCAGTGTTTCTCCTGCtgagctctgtgtgctgtggaTGAGAAAACAGAGTCATCATTTTTAGGTTATTAAAAGCATCAGTCCAATGCAATAGTTGAAGCATTgcacatatatttacatacgtatatataattacatattgTAATTCTGAAGATCATCTGAGTGATACATTTCTTGTACAGATACAAGAAatgttttggctttttattttattggaaaTCACCGACCCATAATAAAGTAAGTATAAATTGTGATCATTATAATGGTGCATCTGTACCAGACAATATACTGTTTATTTCTCATGttgtcactgtctgtgttttcacacatgGATAAATAATGCTGCAAACATCTTGGGATTTTGCATTtgttatgaaaaaaatgttttaaatgatatgGTTTTAGAGATTTAATAGTCTTAACATattcattgttttatattacaaaatataaaataaaagctttgtcCTGCTATGCATAAGCTAAAAGCAATAGCAAGAATTTTCAACCTTATATGCAAAGAATTTCATGATGAAACAGCCAGTAGAAtaaagcatttttcatttcttgttaGAGAAATCTCTAATGTTTCTGAATTCACAAGTCGACCTACCTATTGTTCATTTACAATTTCTAGGTTATTTGTGTCTACAATGAAAATTTCTACAGTATATGCTATAAGTGAGATAACGTGAAATATATGTATAGGGTTACACATAGTGCAAATAGCAATGTGGTCATGCAAAGAATAAAGAACATAAAATCCTTCTGAAAAgactttacacagtgtagaatAAATGGCTCATGTGTGGCTGTGTGGAAACTGACCAGGTGAGCTGAGAGGGGATTTGATGAAGGCCTCTGGTCTGGGGGCTACCGGCTGCACCGGCCTGGTTTGTTTGGCTGCTAGCTTCTTCAGGCTGACCCTCCTCTTGTCAAACATCTCCTGCATAGATACCTGCTTCTGGAAAATCTTCTCCACTTGGTCctgacacacaggaagtcatCAGAGCAGTGTCAGTACATCatcatattaatatttgatgCTTGTTTAAGTAACTAAGTGATCATTTGTTTAGTATATTAGAATCAATAAACCAGTGCCACAATCAGTGGAGACCTGATACCATACTGATGTTAGACAGATGTGCACAATAACAGTGTTCAATGGACAATGGTCATATCTATTTACAATAACTGCATCAAGTTGTTACTATCTATTTAAAAGTGACAGAGTGATGTTTAAAAAGTGCAACATACGTTTTCTTTGGTTGGTCCTCTTACCTTGAACTGCTGGTTGAGCACAGCCTCATATTCTTTCCAGATGGTGCTGAGGTCTGTCAGCTGGTTCTGGCCTGCGTTATCCAGATAACgctccagctcctgcagggCTAACTCAGCCCCCTCGTGTGACTGACACTTGTCTACTGGCTGAGATGCCAGCAGGTATATGCCGTCATCAACCCATTTAGAAGCCTGGAGATGACAGAAGGTGGGGTCAGAAACAAGACAAGGAAACTCCACTaggagtgtctgtgtgttgtcttCTCACCCTCTCCAAACATTGATGTAGCTCCATGGCTTTGAGAAGATGGTCCTTCTTGGCCCTCAGGCTGCTGCTCACGCTCTCGCTGACCGCTCTGAGCTCGTTGCATTTGGGCTGAATGGAGTCTTCAGCATAGTGCGAGTTCTGGATGAGTTCATCACCCTCACGAGACAAGGCCAAGGCTCTGTCCATCACCTCCTGTGGAGCAGTATGGCGTGACAGTAATTACCTCTGCAAGGGTGCTTTCACCAGTCCTCTAGCAAACTTCATCTGATTTTAACCAAATCTGCTACACATCCTGATGAGCCTGAAATCTGGAATCTCCTCTTTACATATTCTCTACATTTTTCCTATATTGGCTATGAATTTTTGTGATCATAAATTCCAAATATTTTTGAGTCCACTGTGCAATTGTGACCAAATTTTTAGGAAACTATGAACATAAACTGCTACATTTTATGGGATTTTACCCAAAGACACTGCTATTTagaaatgaaatttttttgcacTATCAATTCTTGTGCAAAGCCCTAATATTCCCAAAAAGATCACTTTCCTCTTAGTTCCTCTATGAGAATAAAGGCCATCATCAACATGCTTCACATGTATATTTTGATTCAGATCCAGATTAGAATGAAACCATTTAAAAGATTATGCAAATtatctaaatttaaatttagatgACTGTGCAGCCTTGGCAGAGCATTACACTCAGCTTTGTTAATTAAACTGCTCATTCACACCTTATTCAGGAAGCTACTATATAGACACTGTCATATGCACGGTATTATGAATATGATTGTGATGACAAAATGATATATGATGacaaattataacaaaatgtaaaatggtaTTACAAGCtaaatttctatttattttccaACCTCCTGATGACAAAAAGTCTACCTGTCAGGATTATTGGAGTGACATTAGATGATTTgtaacagagacacaaacagaactgTGCATTCAACaaaccaaaatattattcagCTATTCATGCTATGGTTGGACAAAGCTTTGATTGTGAGGGGTCAGGTATTACTTACACAGACTCTCTCCTCATAGGTGGTGAGTTCACAGAAGATATGTTCAGCGTGGGCTGGGCTGATCCCAACCTCAGAGAAGGTTGCAAGTTTCTCAGACACCTGATCCAGCAGAGCcctcacctgcagcagaaacaccTCAGTCAGTTTTCAGGTTTGAACAGGGATCATGTTGACTGAGATCTAGTACGGAGGCTCACCTCTCTGTAGTTGTGCTCAAAGTGGCGCAGTTGGAGACACTGCTCCAGTTTGGTGTGATGCCTCACCCAGAACTCATCGAAAGCCCTTTCTGTCTCATCCAGCTGAGACAGCAGtctgacagaggagcagagaaagagatgggaacagtaagagacagagatggagatagACTGTAAAAAAGCAGGCAGTTGAGTagagaaaaaaatgcagtgGGGGAGAATGAATAAAGTACAAAATGCACTACAAATGCTGACTGAGGTATTTGGatatttttcctgtgtttatgtgtgtgcatgctatGTAAAGCTAATGCCTGTTGACAAGGGAATCAGTGCCTTTAGTGCTGCTCAAAATACTGGCTGACCTCAAAGCACACTGCCTTGGCAAGTGTTACTAAAACTATACTGACGGTAGGAGATGAGACGCCACGAACAAATTACCTGCCATCAAATAACTCCAAAGTCTCCTGGCTTTACTCTTTGTTAAATCAGATACACCACTGACAGTCTGTATAACAATAGTGGCACTATATTTTTAGTCCAACTAACATATTATCAAGTCACTGCAgtgttgaaaactgttgacctaaaaacactgacttttcCTCATCAACAGCGAAAGAAACTCACAGCACTAATTTGTATGAAATGGAGACAAGAAAAGAACAGCCATCCTGCAGCACTACGAGCTCTTGTGGTTCTAACCTTTGCACTGTAGCTAGGTTCTCTAGTTCATCCTGGTTCATGTTGTGGTCAGGGTCTCGTACTACAGGCTCATTGATGCTCTCCAACAGCCTGCTACCCTGACCCAGAGCCACCATCAGATCCTCCTACAGACACACCGAGACAGATTGAGGATAATCCAAACAGATAAATGATGTATTGTATGTAGAAATATACAGAGAAGCAAAGCAAAggtgtgtatgtatatgaatAGTTaccttcattttttctttcttgttggtgtgtgtgctgagcaGGATGGTTGTGGCCTTGATTTCATTTGGGAGTTCAGTTTCAGCCAGCTCAGTCCCAAATGACTGCAGGATCTGTGCCGTTTTCTTTACCATCAGCGCAAAGCCTTCAATAGCCTGACGTATACAAGACACAACAGAGACTGTCTACATGCATGTTTGTGATGAGTCAAGAAAATGTGCAGTGCCTTCATTTTTTAGATTCAGGTGCTGCAGTATGATGCTGATGTAGTGAGACATGAGGGTATTTTTCATTGACTGAATATTTTGTTTCAGCATCTTTGgtcatttttctgattttacCGAAGTGAAGATTTTTATGGAGGGTTTCCACCCTGAAGtagaaacatgttttgttcaATCAACTTTCATCTTGTCTATCTCTCATCTATCTTGGCCTGAGCTTCTTAAATCTGACGAAGTCTCTTTGTCTcctgtttatttcattgttatttgtATTTCTCACCTTTTACGTGCActcatttcactgtgtgtattattttatttttaaggcTCCTtgtaatgactgtgtgtatTTTGCCCATGCTAGTAATTCAGTGTAGGGTGgtgtgtactgtacagtgtACATACAGTGCGGTGAGAGATCCACTTCTCGTGACAGTACTCCTGTGTTCCCCCGAGTTCCTGGGTCAGCTGGGTGCGGTCGATGTAGGAGTGCAGCTCAGTTATAGAGCTCAGCATgatcacctgagacagaaacacactcttACCTATATGTCATCTGATTATAAATAAGATCAAATGTCAATATTAATCATTGTGtgatatatatacacaatgtTTCCACAAGTGGGAGAGTGACTCCACTCACCGGCACCTTCATCTTGAACTCATCCTTGTTGAACTTGAAGAGGATGTCGGACAGTGTGCGCTGCAGGAGGGTGGTGGGCCTCAGAACCAGGACCAGCTGGAGGTTCCCTGGGAAGGAGCCCTGAAATTAGGGAGTAGATGGAGACTGTCACCGATGTAACAAAGCAGAAGGGATCCTCCTCCACTGTGAGTCAATTATACATCACACTTCAGCCAGACGTGTCCTGTTCTTTTTTGCTGACAGCCAGCACTTCCTCTATATTATTCCCTCCTTTTGTCTCTGCATCTGTCTCCCACATGAAAACTCTCACTCAAACACATTCGAACATGCACATGGAGTGTGTGGAGTACAAGCGAATAGGGAAGGTAGTGGGGGATGCGGGGGATCCTGTGGCAGGGACATTAATCTTCATGTCCCCAAGATGCCTTTGCATGAATAACAAGGCAGAAAGAACCAGCACCAGCTCATAGATATGCACAGGCATGATTACAGTCTACCCAGCTGGCATTGTTAGGATTTAAATTAACATAGTTTTGATGCATTTGTTAATACAGAATGATGCACAGGGTAAacgttttacttttttaaagcCCTAAGAGGCAAATTtatgatttgtgattttgggctGTATAAATTAAATAGTCATCTCTAACAAGCATACTCAGCATAAAGCAAAGAATCACTTGGCTTTACTAGACACTTTGGAACATCCATATGAATCCCCTTTTCCTCATTTCTCATGCTATGTATCCACCATACATTCAACTCAGCcaacagaacaaataaaacGCCAATTTAAATGTCCGGATTGACACCGACAGACTAAGTACTGCTGTGAAAGCACTTGGATGATGGTTGAGGGTGGACACGGATCTCCCCGCCTGAGGCAATGCAActattaaagcagctttaattaGCTAATGACCTAAACCGATGCTTTGCCTGATTAGCTGTCCTCCCCAAGTGAGTTGAAGAATGCTGTtctcagcaaaaataaaaatgaacactgtTAATAAAAAAAGGCTTAAGATCTGCACCGTTAATGGAATTATTAAATCAATTCAGTGTTAGTCCTTGCTGACCCGGTGGAAAGAGAATAATTGTGTTGAAAATGGTCACTCACCATATGGGTTTTTTTGCCTCCACTATTttctctggggaaaaaaaagggaatataaGGCCTGTAGCAGCATTGTCTGTGtcagaccaaaacacacctgacGTAGCAATACTAGCACCACACGGGTGGGATTATTTAGTCTTCTTTAAAGATTAAACTAAATATTCACGCccactgatttgttttgtgtagGAAAGAATGGGTTTAGGGGTAAAGGCCCCAGACAGGGTAGAGAAGTAGGAAAGTAGTGAAAGAGACTAATTCACtgctgattttgattttttcatgCGATTTGttagcaacaaaaacaatacagaatatctatgtataatgtatattgTAACCATTCAACCATGCTGCTCAGATCTGTCATTACTGGCAGTTGTGGTCACGGTCTACATGTTCTTTGTCACTGTCAGACTGAGATGAACgtgcacgcacgcgcgcgcgcgcgcgcgcgcacacacacacacacacacacacacacacacacacacacgaagaagAGCCAGATAAATGAAGGAGAGGGGGGTATGCTTTAGGGACCAACACTGTAGACTTCATTAGGATCAGCCTGTAAACACACATCGTGTCTGTCATCAGATCAAACTCAGCCATGCACAGCAACGGGTAGCTTTCCATGAAACACACTGACCCACATTCACACAAGCACATGTGTACACAAGTGTGCTCATATACATAGACACAACAAGACAAAGAGATCCACTCAACAGCAGAGACGTTCTCACTCAGATCCACACACATGTACCCACCGACTAAATAACCCAAATACATCAGTGTGCTTTGAATATGATTGAATATAGACCATGAGCTAGTCTCCACTGTACACAGATAACAGCAGCTTAGAAAGTCCAGTTTCCATCATGATGTATTTAGCAGGCTGGCTGAATCACCCCAAACAGGACATTATTGCAGGGATGACTGAATGCCCCCTATTACCAGCCTGTCAGCCCGTAAAAGTCCCCcttgtgggattaataaagctTGATTTAATTCGAAATGAATGAGTGGGTCTCTCATGTCTCTGGAGACAGTGGGTGGTGATATTCATCTCTCATTCTCACAGACGTTTCATCTTTTCGTGTAGCCCTCTgtgttgatttattatttttctgccaGTAATGATACACCTGTGAGGATCTGTCCAAAACAAGTATTAAATGActtcaacatttttattctatacaatatttctgaaaaattcaaatgttcAACAATATAAATTGACAACAATAAACATGTCTTCACTACACTGGCAGGGAATATAATGGTGGCATTGCAATGAGTGAAGCTGGTAAAGCTGTTAAAAACTGGGTGCTAGTCAACTGTCCATTGTTTTATCCCCAAAAATATGCTAAGAGATTATATGATGGGggtgattctctctctctctctcacacacacacaaagatatagATACGCTCATTGTCCAAAGGAAAGGACTGAAACAGTGAGAAGGACCAGAAGGTGgaaattaaatgattagttCTGATGCTCAACAGCTAGATTCCTCTTATTCAGCAACATGGTGACATGTCACATGGTTAGATGAAccattaaaatagaaaataaatgatgcaCTAAATGGAAGAGAGACAACATGTAGCAAAAATATGCAGCAGCTCAacacagtacaaaaaaaaaaaaaaaaaaaagactcaaattTAGGAGGCTAATAGGATAGATCGTAAAATAGGCTGAGAATTAGGTGTCCATTAATTTTTCTGACTCATCTAAAGTAATTAAgttaaggcttttttttttttttttttttcttcaaaaaatgtgttattaatAAATCAACTTGAAGAGATGAGtgatatttaaatgaatgagtggaaaaaaaaaaaaaaagtcatctccttctgtcttttctggtatgtgactgtttattttGCCCCGTAGCTATGGAAACACATGGCACGCTGTGATGGTGATGGGACAGAGTTCAAGGGTGGTGTTGGCTCATATCAACCCCCcaaggtggtggtgatgatatTAGTGGTGTAGCTGCGAAAAAGAGACAGGGATGCTCCAACACCTCTCTGTGGCCTGACAAACCTGCTCCCCCCATGGGTGAGGGTGCAAGGCCAGTGCCGCTCAAACCCTGGTCCTCTCTCTCGCATAGacgcacagacacaaagacacttaCAATGCACGCAGGAAGAAAGTGCATGGTCACATCTGCAGACACAAAGGCAAACTTACTGCAATACGGAGCAGGGTCCCCTTAACAGCCGCCCATTTGTCTTGCCGGCGATCAATGACCAGGATGAAACCCACGCCTGTCGACGACAAGCTGGAACACACAGAGGCAGCATGTTTAACACAAATGACACACTGGTCCGTTTGACCCACAGAGATAGTTCAGGGGTCAGCACCAAAGTGAACGGCAAGATGAGATCATATAAACTGACTAAACTTTAACCAAATAGCCacttttaaagacagaaaagtagTTAGCCcacaaaaaacataacagtaatgaagaaaagacaaaacatgaaaacatgcgGTGAAGAAGCCGGGTGCTTGTTTACAGCTCACTGTTTTGTTATGCTGCTCTTTATCTTCTTAGACAGCTGGTGCAGTCCATAAAAGGAGATGCTGTGAAGCACCTCCAGATTTCTTGGCCATCAGCCTTTAGCCCCCTGTACTCTCTCTGCGCACCCCCTTCCCCTTCCCCCTGCCGTCGCTCTGGTcccagaagagaggagggggctATACATCAACAATCACATGTGCAGCTCACCAGCAGAATCCCCTGTGCTTACCTGAAAACATGATGCACCTACAGCATAGGTGACACATGCGCACCTTAGCACTGTCAGTATCTTTCTTGCAGAAACATGCCAGTGATCTTCAAGTATTTACTTTCATGTCCTCCATTTTACAACTATCAACTGCACAAACAGGGTGGCAGCAGATTAAAAGGGGCACTCCTTAcgacaaaaaagacaaataaaaaacacaggagaTGAGTAGATCCCAGCGTGTGCTGTGTTGTTTGAAGGGGGAGGGAGACGAATGCCTCAGACCATCACAGAATCCAGCCCCTGCATCCCCTGTGCGGCATCTGTAAGCTGTCCAATGAGACACTGGGAGCTGCTGGGACACAAGCCAATCACAAGATGGCTGCAGAATGATGAGCAGCTCTAGTAGCTAATCAGTGGATCCTTATAGAGGTGGGGCAGGAGCAGGCTCAAAGAGGATGGCACTATAAGCATGAGGGTTTCAGTTATTAGGAAACTACAGAATGTTTATCACTGTCTGCCTCTCTACTTTAtactctctctcactgtaacATTTATATTCATGATGGCTCTTCTCATCCTTTCTTCCTGTACTTTCCCTCCCCTTTCATCTTTTCCTATTCTCTTCCTCCATCATCCCCACCTCTCAGCTCTGCGTACAATCACCTACACAGACTCTCACAGCCACTCAGGCTTTCAAAGCACAATCTGCTTTACATCTCAGccgcagaggaggagggaggggagtggGACAAGTGCTTTTCTGCCTCTGAGACATTTATGGCTGCTGAGATGAGAGGGTGGTTTATGGTGAACATACAGCAGCACAGGTAAAGGAAGAACATCAGAAGAGCCTGATGAAATGGGCCTCTGCAGCTGCTACTAAACCACAATGACCCAAACTGCGTGTCAGCTGACACGAccctatttattttttcaataataCATGTCATGGTATATTCACATATGTTTGTTATCTGTTCTGTTTCTTATTGTTGTATTGGGGCAGAGGGTGTAAACTAGCTTTTGAGCTCACCAACATTTACTCTGCACTTTTCACAATTTGAAAACATCCTGTTCCCCTACAAATAAACAGTGTATGTGATCAGCATTTAGACTAATTCAGTACTTATACTGCATCAAAACACAGTTCAAGGAACGACTTCTAATCTTGTTTTACAAAGAATTttgaatttataaaaatgtaaatggacACATTATAATTATCATACTGTGTTGTAAACATACATCAAAATTCATAGAAATTGCCTGGTGATGTTGTGGCTGCACACGTGTGTGACGAGAGTCCTAATAATAATTGGATTGCTCAGGTCAAAGTGAGTAGGAGCACCGCAAGCTGTGAGTTGAGCTGTGAAAAAGCTCTGCCTAATGGCAAAGCAGTGATGAAGGAACTTTGCTGCATGAATGCATATGCAGACATAGCAATACACACACTGCTAtacccctcctccttcttgaGTACTGAGCATAGCAGGCAAAGTGACTGTTTGAATACAAGGGCACTggtatattaaattaaaaacagattagaTAACCATGAGCGAAGAAAGCATTACAAATATGTGAATGCACATATGCAGAGCCAAGGagagataaaatgaaataaggaACATCATCTGTGCAAGGACACAGTAATTAGTTCATTTACTGTGTTTGCAGATGCAAAGCCTGATGTAAATCAATTAGGATCCAGAAaatcaaacaagacaaaaatgaaTTCAATATTCAACACATCCAAACTTTAGCTGtagtaaaaatgacatttatggTTGATATATAATGTGATTACAAGCATGCATGTTTGGTATGATAGAATTAACATTTGAAATCATGCATGCAATTAATATTGATCCgaatgtattcatttaaaaaaatagcaACAGCTGTTCAAGGTCGTAATACACAGATGCAGCATATTTGCCCCTGGTTGAAGAATATATATATGCCCTATCGGGGGTGTTGGTCCCTCAGGTAGCTCCAGacatctgtttctgtgttcacAACAGCTTCTGTGGATGACCCCCCTTCAGATGACCGGTAACCTCTACACACCACAGAGGAGGTGAATTTAGACActtaaaaatagatgaaaattGTATTTGCCTGTTGGCTGCTTTTCAGCTTGGATTTGGGGGGAGAAAATGATTCTCGTGGCTCAGAAGTTGAACAGTAATTCAGTGTACACATGAAAAGTTAAATCCTGATGGATATAATAAAGTCTTGGTCATGCTAAAATCAGAAGGAATAATTTAAGCAACATGAGATCAGCTAAACAGACATAAAGgcctttaaacacaaacacatgcactgtGTGCTGTAATACAGATGCATGTCTGTGcaattcaacacacacacacacacacacacacacacacacacacacacactctcaactACCTCAGAACACGCTGCACAGCTGTCTGTATGCATTATTCAGATTCAAACAGTCAGAATTGCTGCAGTTTCTATTTTTGCAAACTACTCAAGGCAAGATGAAGGAAGGGcatgacagacaggaggaaggGCTAAATCAAGAAAGTTAAAATTGTgaggaaaagatgaaaatgaacaggaaaAGGGGACAGGAGATTGTTTTCTGGGGGGATATTTTGAGGAAAGGGTGGTCTTCTATCTTCTCCCCTCCCCCCTTGTGTCATCTGGTCTACCCATGTGTACAAAGACAATCTGCAGAAGACTGATAAAGACCCTGGATTATGACTTGGCCATCTTATTAATAATACAGAAATCACAACCTTTTACAGATATCTGTGCAAGGAACAGGCCGTCTCATCCACTGAGCAAAGCCTCTGCACGTCTTTATGAAGTGAAGCTGTGTTTAAGTATCCACTGCCACCTACAGGCATACTTCATACACAACGGTATATTCacaaactgtagtttttatccATATACTTCATACTATCCTTCCTTCATCCACACATTTTCAATTCGCTTGacttgcatgtctttggactgtggaaGAAAACCCAAGATGATGCAACACCACACAGAAAAACCTCAGTCATGTTTAAACTCGTAGCCGCGCCATCTTCCTCATAAGACTGTAGCATCAAGAGAGAGATTAAACAAGTTGTTGGTGACACCAGGAGAGTTTATAGTGTGAAAAAAGCAAGTGATGTTTAACAAAGAGGGGTATGAAATAAGATGAGGAGAAAGTGATGTGTGGATATAAGCAGCAATCtcagatttgtgtgtttgcatatgaaAATCAGCTCAGTGAGGGACTTTACCTGGGAACACTAGTCAAATAGGTCAGCACGTTGTGAAACTCTCTGTCGGTGATCTCTCCAAATGCAGGGAACTCTGGGAACACAATGATAGGGCTGCCATTGTCTCCTCTCCCCCCTAgagaatgaacaaaaaaaaaaaaaagagaaacaccGATACTGATACTTTCCACATGAATATATAGGACTTATGCAAGAATGCTTTGTGCGTATCGCCTTGGGTATAAtcaaagcaaagacaaaacCATTGAAACTCATCATAGCTTCCATTGTTT
This genomic interval from Seriola aureovittata isolate HTS-2021-v1 ecotype China chromosome 11, ASM2101889v1, whole genome shotgun sequence contains the following:
- the mcf2lb gene encoding guanine nucleotide exchange factor DBS isoform X7, producing the protein MSLHEILREGGEASYRIMNRLSHLIQNLDISGLGTPSPFNPTSRNNSWRDWDDEIMQLDSSPLRAADITPDLKKQFAFLSGGRGDNGSPIIVFPEFPAFGEITDREFHNVLTYLTSVPSLSSTGVGFILVIDRRQDKWAAVKGTLLRIAGSFPGNLQLVLVLRPTTLLQRTLSDILFKFNKDEFKMKVPVIMLSSITELHSYIDRTQLTQELGGTQEYCHEKWISHRTAIEGFALMVKKTAQILQSFGTELAETELPNEIKATTILLSTHTNKKEKMKEDLMVALGQGSRLLESINEPVVRDPDHNMNQDELENLATVQRLLSQLDETERAFDEFWVRHHTKLEQCLQLRHFEHNYREVRALLDQVSEKLATFSEVGISPAHAEHIFCELTTYEERVCEVMDRALALSREGDELIQNSHYAEDSIQPKCNELRAVSESVSSSLRAKKDHLLKAMELHQCLERASKWVDDGIYLLASQPVDKCQSHEGAELALQELERYLDNAGQNQLTDLSTIWKEYEAVLNQQFKDQVEKIFQKQVSMQEMFDKRRVSLKKLAAKQTRPVQPVAPRPEAFIKSPLSSPAHRAQQEKHCSESDSGTNCEKGKGQLQNGDNNSRHASLSEEEENLAVLRRHVMNELLETERAYVEELLCVLQGYASEMDNPAVSHLIPAPLQNKKEILFGNMPEIYHFHKRTFLRELELYTDCPELVGRCFLQRMTDLQIYEKYCHNKPRSESLWRQCSDCAFFQECQKKLEHKLGLDSYLLKPVQRITKYQLLLKEMLKYSKGREGAADLQEALTSILGILKAVNDSMHLIAITGYEGNLSELGKLLMQGSFSVWTEHKKGHAKVKDLARFKPMQRHLFLHEKALLFCKRREENGEGYEKAPSYSFKQSLSMSAVGITENAKGDNKKFEIWCNSREEVYIVQAPTTEVKTTWVNEIRKVLTTQLEACREASQQRAPDQVFQFPPVPSATVSLSPFKTGQKSFKKGEEKKAEPCSPDVNSSSSPKPTGKDEAVTSPTSDRAAVAKKRFTLQGFSNLKAQKGSPTSPDHKTKRQSDPTPFGFKGWNKASLSLDASEEHDGYSSAEEPLNSDPEDENGKKLCAGKYTVIADYEKGNAQELSVKNGDIVQLVKEGDDGQWFVRNLSTSKEGWIAAANLITLIGKSKSCQSLTSSEGSGSGNLSTSSSCSETYTSFSDIKP
- the mcf2lb gene encoding guanine nucleotide exchange factor DBS isoform X5 gives rise to the protein MILWMKTEEMALGELLERLRTVSQNIDEIMQLDSSPLRAADITPDLKKQFAFLSGGRGDNGSPIIVFPEFPAFGEITDREFHNVLTYLTSVPSLSSTGVGFILVIDRRQDKWAAVKGTLLRIAGSFPGNLQLVLVLRPTTLLQRTLSDILFKFNKDEFKMKVPVIMLSSITELHSYIDRTQLTQELGGTQEYCHEKWISHRTAIEGFALMVKKTAQILQSFGTELAETELPNEIKATTILLSTHTNKKEKMKEDLMVALGQGSRLLESINEPVVRDPDHNMNQDELENLATVQRLLSQLDETERAFDEFWVRHHTKLEQCLQLRHFEHNYREVRALLDQVSEKLATFSEVGISPAHAEHIFCELTTYEERVCEVMDRALALSREGDELIQNSHYAEDSIQPKCNELRAVSESVSSSLRAKKDHLLKAMELHQCLERASKWVDDGIYLLASQPVDKCQSHEGAELALQELERYLDNAGQNQLTDLSTIWKEYEAVLNQQFKDQVEKIFQKQVSMQEMFDKRRVSLKKLAAKQTRPVQPVAPRPEAFIKSPLSSPAHRAQQEKHCSESDSGTNCEKGKGQLQNGDNNSRHASLSEEEENLAVLRRHVMNELLETERAYVEELLCVLQGYASEMDNPAVSHLIPAPLQNKKEILFGNMPEIYHFHKRTFLRELELYTDCPELVGRCFLQRMTDLQIYEKYCHNKPRSESLWRQCSDCAFFQECQKKLEHKLGLDSYLLKPVQRITKYQLLLKEMLKYSKGREGAADLQEALTSILGILKAVNDSMHLIAITGYEGNLSELGKLLMQGSFSVWTEHKKGHAKVKDLARFKPMQRHLFLHEKALLFCKRREENGEGYEKAPSYSFKQSLSMSAVGITENAKGDNKKFEIWCNSREEVYIVQAPTTEVKTTWVNEIRKVLTTQLEACRGTEREASQQRAPDQVFQFPPVPSATVSLSPFKTGQKSFKKGEEKKAEPCSPDVNSSSSPKPTGKDEAVTSPTSDRAAVAKKRFTLQGFSNLKAQKGSPTSPDHKTKRQSDPTPFGFKDAGPPPLHLSRARWFSTSSLLQTKWRGWNKASLSLDASEEHDGYSSAEEPLNSDPEDENGKKLCAGKYTVIADYEKGNAQELSVKNGDIVQLVKEGDDGQWFVRNLSTSKEGWIAAANLITLIGKSKSCQSLTSSEGSGSGNLSTSSSCSETYTSFSDIKP